A genomic window from Winogradskyella sp. J14-2 includes:
- a CDS encoding universal stress protein gives MNRILVPTDFSEQATNALKVAAMLAKKYDADIYLLHMMEIPMQHIDPGAVKSDIPETLFFMRLAHKKFEDLMDSDFLEGVTVHETVKADITFNEIKNACKEFSIDLIVMGSHGASGLKEMFIGSNAEKVVRSSDVPVLVIKNKHQSFDIKNFVFASDFKNDNRETYKQAIKFAELFDAKIHLLLVNTANNFITTYESRTRINDFISGQSFENYTINVHNDTSVEEGILNFSAEIDADLIGISTHGRQGIAHFFNGSISEDLVNHAKRPVITFKI, from the coding sequence ATGAACAGAATACTAGTCCCTACCGATTTTTCTGAACAAGCAACTAATGCTTTAAAAGTCGCTGCTATGTTAGCTAAAAAATACGATGCTGATATTTATCTCTTGCACATGATGGAAATCCCTATGCAACATATAGATCCTGGTGCTGTAAAAAGCGACATACCAGAAACCTTGTTTTTTATGCGATTAGCGCACAAAAAATTTGAAGATCTTATGGATAGTGATTTTTTAGAGGGCGTAACCGTACACGAAACTGTTAAGGCAGATATTACATTTAACGAAATAAAAAATGCTTGTAAAGAATTTAGTATTGATTTAATTGTTATGGGTTCTCATGGTGCATCTGGCCTGAAAGAAATGTTTATTGGCTCTAATGCAGAGAAAGTGGTGCGTTCTTCGGATGTTCCTGTTTTAGTTATTAAAAATAAACATCAGAGTTTCGATATTAAGAATTTTGTCTTTGCTTCTGACTTTAAAAACGATAATAGAGAAACTTACAAGCAAGCCATAAAGTTTGCTGAGTTATTTGATGCTAAAATTCATCTACTTTTAGTAAATACGGCTAACAATTTTATAACAACGTACGAATCTAGGACTCGAATCAATGATTTTATTTCTGGACAAAGCTTTGAAAATTACACCATTAATGTACACAATGACACTAGTGTGGAAGAAGGTATTTTAAATTTCTCTGCAGAGATTGATGCTGATCTTATTGGCATTAGCACACATGGTAGGCAAGGTATTGCACACTTTTTTAACGGCAGCATAAGTGAAGATTTAGTAAACCATGCAAAGCGACCAGTGATTACTTTTAAGATATAA
- the rimP gene encoding ribosome assembly cofactor RimP: MFKDTVKDLLDQALNQRKDLFLIDFEILSDNTIRVVLDGDNGVLVEDCIFVSRAIEHNLDREEQDFSLEVTSSGATSPLQLPRQYNKHIGRHLEVKTAEGVKLEGQLAAVNEDGVTLKWKTREPKPVGKGKVTVTKEVNIAFENIKEAKVKIKF; encoded by the coding sequence ATGTTTAAGGATACAGTAAAGGACTTATTAGACCAAGCACTAAATCAGCGTAAGGATTTGTTTCTTATAGATTTCGAAATTCTATCGGACAACACAATTAGAGTTGTATTAGATGGTGATAATGGCGTGTTAGTAGAAGACTGCATCTTTGTTAGTAGAGCCATAGAGCACAATCTCGATAGAGAAGAACAAGATTTTTCACTAGAGGTAACATCTAGCGGAGCAACATCGCCTTTGCAATTGCCAAGACAATACAATAAACATATTGGTAGACATCTAGAAGTAAAGACTGCTGAAGGAGTTAAACTAGAAGGTCAGCTAGCCGCTGTTAACGAAGATGGAGTAACGTTAAAGTGGAAAACAAGAGAGCCAAAGCCAGTTGGTAAGGGCAAGGTAACTGTAACAAAAGAAGTTAATATTGCTTTTGAAAACATTAAAGAAGCAAAAGTTAAAATAAAATTTTAA
- the nusA gene encoding transcription termination factor NusA, which produces MENVALIESFSEFKDDKLIDRVTLMAILEDVLRNALKKKYGDDDNFDIIINPDKGDLEIWRNRIVVADGEVEDPNQEIALSEAQKIEPDFEVGEDVAEEVKLVDLGRRSILALRQNLISKIHEHDNTNIYKQFKELEGEIYTAEVHHIRHRAIILLDDDGNEIILPKDRQIPSDFFRKGENVRGIIESVELKGSKPAIIMSRTSPLFLEKLFEQEIPEVFDGLITVKKVVRIPGEKAKVAVDSYDDRIDPVGACVGMKGSRIHGIVRELGNENIDVINYTNNIQLFVTRALSPARVTSLKLDEENMRAEVLLKPEEVSKAIGRGGHNIRLAGQLTGYEIDVFREGAEEDVELKEFSDEIDGWIIDEFSKAGLDTAKSILEQDVDDLVKRTDLEEETILEVIRILKEEFED; this is translated from the coding sequence ATGGAAAATGTAGCGTTAATAGAGTCATTTTCAGAATTTAAGGACGATAAGTTAATTGATAGAGTGACGCTCATGGCGATTCTAGAAGATGTGTTACGTAATGCTCTAAAAAAGAAATACGGTGACGACGATAACTTTGATATTATTATAAATCCAGATAAAGGGGATTTAGAAATCTGGAGAAACCGTATCGTTGTTGCAGATGGCGAAGTAGAGGATCCAAATCAAGAAATTGCATTATCAGAAGCTCAGAAAATAGAGCCAGATTTTGAAGTTGGTGAAGACGTTGCAGAAGAAGTAAAATTGGTTGATTTAGGAAGACGTTCAATCTTAGCATTAAGACAAAATCTTATTTCTAAAATTCATGAGCACGATAATACAAATATCTACAAGCAGTTTAAAGAATTAGAAGGTGAAATTTATACCGCTGAGGTACATCACATTCGTCATAGAGCAATAATTTTGTTAGACGATGATGGTAATGAAATTATCTTACCAAAAGACAGGCAAATACCTTCAGATTTCTTCAGAAAAGGTGAGAATGTAAGAGGGATAATTGAAAGTGTTGAATTGAAAGGAAGTAAGCCAGCAATAATCATGTCTAGAACATCACCATTATTTTTAGAGAAGTTGTTTGAACAAGAAATACCTGAAGTATTCGATGGTTTAATTACGGTTAAAAAAGTAGTTCGTATACCAGGTGAAAAAGCTAAAGTAGCTGTAGATTCTTATGATGATAGAATAGATCCTGTTGGTGCTTGTGTAGGTATGAAAGGATCACGTATTCATGGTATTGTGCGTGAGCTTGGTAATGAAAACATAGATGTTATCAATTACACAAACAATATCCAGCTTTTTGTAACCAGAGCATTAAGTCCGGCAAGAGTAACATCTTTAAAACTAGACGAAGAAAACATGCGCGCAGAGGTGTTGTTAAAGCCAGAAGAAGTATCAAAAGCTATTGGTAGAGGTGGTCATAATATTCGTTTAGCTGGTCAATTAACAGGTTACGAGATAGACGTATTTAGAGAAGGTGCAGAAGAAGATGTAGAATTAAAAGAATTCTCAGATGAAATCGACGGATGGATTATTGATGAATTCAGTAAAGCTGGTTTAGATACAGCAAAAAGCATTCTAGAGCAAGACGTTGACGATTTAGTAAAGCGTACTGATTTAGAAGAAGAAACAATATTAGAAGTTATAAGAATTCTGAAGGAAGAATTTGAAGACTAA
- the infB gene encoding translation initiation factor IF-2, protein MAQIRINKVLRELNISLDRAVDFLESKGIEIEKSPNTKISQEVYDTLSDEFQTDASKREKAQEVSEAKLKEKEKLREQREREIEEKEKKEAAKETVVKAKAELSGPKQIGKIDLDKKPKAKEEKKEAPKKEEPVKVEKPKVEVEKPKKEEPKKEEPKKVEPKVEKKEETTEPRTDEKLKTQYQKLSGPTTTGKKIDLSQFNKPKKKKEEKKSESSNDGNKRKRRRISKGGNDSGGRPNFDNRRGGKGRGSRPKVVKEEPSEEEVQKQVRETLEKLQGKSSKGRGAKNRREKRDRHREQSEKELQAEAAESKILKVTEFVTVSEVATMMDVGVTQVISACMSLGMMVTMNQRLDAETLSIVAEEFGYEVEFVTADIEESIETLEDDPKDLKPRAPIVTVMGHVDHGKTSLLDYIRQENVIAGESGGITQHIGAYGVELENGQKIAFLDTPGHEAFTAMRARGAQVTDIAIIVVAADDAIMPQTKEAISHAQAAGVPIVFAINKIDKPDANPDKVKEGLANMNLLVEDWGGKIQSHDISAKFGTGVKELLEKVLLEAELLELQANPNKPANGTVVEAYLDKGRGYVSTILVQAGTLKVGDYVLAGKNSGKVKAMHDERGNDIEAAGPSTPVSILGLDGAPQAGDKFNVFEDEREAKQIAAKRTQLQREQSVRTQRHITLDEIGRRIALGDFQELNIILKGDVDGSVEALTDSFQKLSTEEIQVNIIHKGVGAITESDVLLASASDAIIVGFNVRPVGNARTIADKEEIDIRTYSIIYDAINDLKDAMEGMLSPELKEEVTGTAEIRETFKISKIGTIAGCMVINGKIYRNSGIRLIRDGVVVYTGELASLKRFKDDVKEVSKGYDCGIQIKGYNDINEGDIIEAFQEVEVKKKLK, encoded by the coding sequence ATGGCTCAAATTAGAATTAATAAAGTATTAAGAGAACTAAATATCTCATTAGACCGAGCAGTAGACTTTTTAGAGTCTAAAGGCATCGAAATTGAGAAAAGTCCTAATACAAAAATTTCGCAAGAGGTTTACGACACGTTGTCTGATGAATTTCAAACAGATGCATCTAAACGTGAGAAAGCTCAAGAAGTAAGTGAAGCAAAACTCAAGGAGAAAGAGAAGCTCCGTGAGCAACGCGAACGCGAAATTGAAGAAAAAGAAAAGAAAGAAGCCGCTAAAGAAACTGTAGTCAAAGCTAAAGCTGAGCTTAGTGGGCCAAAGCAAATTGGTAAAATCGATTTAGATAAGAAACCAAAAGCTAAAGAAGAGAAAAAAGAAGCGCCTAAGAAAGAAGAGCCAGTTAAGGTTGAAAAACCAAAGGTGGAAGTAGAAAAACCGAAAAAGGAAGAACCTAAAAAAGAAGAGCCAAAAAAGGTTGAGCCTAAAGTTGAGAAGAAGGAAGAAACTACAGAGCCTAGAACGGATGAAAAGTTAAAAACGCAATATCAAAAATTATCTGGTCCAACTACGACTGGTAAAAAAATAGACCTTTCTCAATTTAACAAGCCAAAAAAGAAGAAAGAAGAAAAGAAATCAGAATCTTCTAATGATGGTAATAAGCGTAAAAGACGTAGAATTAGCAAAGGCGGAAACGATAGTGGTGGAAGACCAAACTTTGATAATAGAAGAGGAGGTAAAGGAAGAGGTTCTAGACCAAAAGTAGTTAAGGAAGAGCCTAGCGAAGAAGAAGTACAAAAACAAGTTAGAGAAACTTTAGAGAAACTTCAAGGTAAGTCAAGCAAAGGTAGAGGAGCTAAAAACCGTCGTGAGAAAAGAGATCGACATAGAGAGCAATCTGAAAAAGAACTTCAGGCAGAAGCAGCAGAAAGCAAAATACTAAAGGTTACTGAGTTTGTAACCGTAAGTGAAGTTGCTACAATGATGGATGTTGGAGTAACCCAAGTTATCTCTGCGTGTATGTCTTTAGGAATGATGGTAACCATGAACCAACGTTTAGATGCCGAAACTTTATCTATTGTTGCTGAAGAGTTTGGTTACGAAGTTGAATTTGTTACCGCAGATATCGAAGAGTCTATTGAGACTCTAGAAGATGATCCAAAAGATCTAAAACCACGTGCTCCAATTGTAACAGTTATGGGGCACGTAGATCATGGTAAAACGTCCTTGTTAGATTATATACGTCAAGAAAATGTAATAGCCGGAGAGTCAGGCGGAATTACCCAGCACATTGGTGCTTACGGTGTGGAATTAGAAAACGGTCAAAAGATTGCATTCTTAGATACACCTGGTCACGAGGCCTTTACAGCAATGCGTGCTCGTGGTGCTCAGGTTACAGATATCGCTATTATCGTTGTAGCTGCAGATGATGCTATAATGCCACAAACCAAGGAAGCGATTTCTCATGCTCAAGCTGCAGGAGTACCAATTGTATTTGCGATTAACAAAATTGATAAGCCTGATGCCAACCCTGATAAAGTAAAAGAAGGATTAGCTAATATGAATTTATTGGTAGAAGATTGGGGTGGAAAAATACAATCGCACGATATCTCTGCCAAGTTTGGTACAGGTGTAAAAGAACTTTTAGAAAAAGTACTTCTTGAAGCCGAACTTTTAGAGCTACAAGCCAATCCGAACAAACCAGCCAACGGAACAGTAGTTGAAGCTTACCTAGATAAAGGTAGAGGATATGTCTCTACAATACTTGTTCAAGCGGGTACTTTAAAAGTAGGTGATTATGTCTTAGCTGGAAAGAACAGTGGTAAGGTTAAGGCTATGCACGATGAGCGTGGTAATGATATAGAAGCTGCTGGTCCATCAACACCAGTATCTATTCTCGGTTTAGATGGTGCACCTCAAGCAGGCGATAAATTTAATGTCTTTGAAGATGAGCGTGAGGCTAAACAGATTGCGGCTAAACGTACACAATTACAACGTGAACAATCCGTGAGAACCCAGCGTCATATTACACTAGATGAAATCGGAAGACGTATTGCGCTTGGTGATTTCCAAGAGTTAAATATTATTCTCAAAGGTGATGTGGATGGTTCTGTTGAAGCATTAACGGATTCTTTCCAGAAATTATCGACTGAAGAAATTCAGGTTAATATCATACACAAAGGAGTAGGTGCAATAACAGAAAGTGACGTGCTGCTCGCATCTGCTTCAGACGCGATAATCGTCGGATTTAATGTGCGTCCAGTGGGTAATGCAAGAACAATTGCGGACAAAGAAGAAATAGATATCAGAACATATTCTATCATCTATGACGCTATCAATGATCTCAAGGATGCAATGGAGGGTATGTTGTCACCAGAACTTAAAGAAGAAGTTACTGGTACAGCAGAAATAAGAGAAACTTTCAAGATTTCTAAGATTGGTACTATTGCTGGTTGTATGGTTATAAACGGTAAGATTTACAGAAATTCTGGCATTAGACTTATTAGAGATGGAGTCGTAGTTTACACAGGTGAATTAGCATCTTTAAAACGATTTAAAGACGATGTTAAAGAAGTGTCTAAAGGATACGATTGTGGTATTCAGATTAAAGGATATAATGATATTAACGAAGGTGATATCATTGAAGCATTCCAGGAGGTTGAGGTTAAGAAAAAGTTGAAATAA
- a CDS encoding SPOR domain-containing protein, giving the protein MIKNIKYNSTLILTLLLSFTLSAQQGDVNVEQDSDIDKLIEYKKDIKTSKIYRIQVYQSVDPDKAEREKSNFLNSYNEWPVEIVWNTPNYKVWVGNFATRLEADRALATIKKKYMYALIFQPKLEKQ; this is encoded by the coding sequence ATGATTAAAAATATTAAATATAACAGCACTTTAATTTTAACATTATTGTTGTCGTTTACGCTAAGTGCACAACAAGGTGATGTCAATGTAGAGCAAGATAGCGACATTGACAAACTCATTGAATATAAGAAAGATATAAAAACAAGTAAGATTTATAGAATTCAGGTATATCAAAGTGTTGATCCTGATAAAGCTGAACGCGAAAAATCCAACTTTCTAAATTCCTACAATGAGTGGCCGGTGGAGATTGTTTGGAATACACCAAATTACAAAGTTTGGGTTGGAAATTTTGCCACCAGACTAGAGGCTGACAGAGCATTAGCAACAATTAAAAAGAAATATATGTATGCTTTAATTTTTCAGCCTAAGCTGGAAAAACAATAA
- a CDS encoding c-type cytochrome has protein sequence MKQVIYRNLTSKIFSLGFILLLTFSTSVTAQEGDPANGKSLFNANCAACHKLDKPMTGPALRNVEARLAEEEGLDREWLNAWIRNSSALIKSGDAYANKIYNEWNKVAMTAFPTLSDQDISDILAYTAEPPPPPPAPVEGAISGQPVETGISNNLILGALAVLFALLAMALVLVKRTLNRFADAKGIQIPVEEQRKPLWKAFIENQFLVLVTAVFFLLASGYFVYGYLMQIGVDQGYEPVQPIHYSHRIHAGDNGIDCKYCHSSARVSKHSGIPSLNICMNCHKAIAEVAPETLAEGKEYGVDYNAEIQKLYDAVGWDGTGYTGESKPVKWIRIHNLPDFAYFNHSQHVSVAGVECQTCHGPVEEMEVMYQHSPLTMGWCINCHRETNVKIKDNGYYTKIHEELSKKYGVDQLTAAQMGGLECGKCHY, from the coding sequence ATGAAACAGGTGATTTACCGTAATTTAACCTCTAAGATATTTAGTCTCGGTTTTATTTTATTACTTACGTTTTCAACTTCAGTGACTGCTCAAGAGGGCGACCCAGCAAACGGAAAATCTTTATTTAATGCAAACTGTGCTGCTTGTCACAAACTAGATAAGCCAATGACGGGTCCTGCACTTCGTAATGTTGAGGCTAGGTTGGCTGAAGAAGAGGGCTTAGATAGAGAATGGCTTAATGCTTGGATTCGTAATAGCTCGGCTCTAATAAAATCTGGTGATGCTTATGCTAACAAGATTTATAACGAGTGGAACAAAGTTGCAATGACGGCTTTCCCTACATTGTCAGATCAAGATATTTCTGATATTTTAGCTTACACGGCTGAGCCTCCACCTCCGCCTCCAGCACCCGTTGAAGGTGCAATTTCAGGACAGCCTGTTGAGACAGGAATTTCAAATAACTTAATTCTTGGTGCATTAGCAGTTTTATTTGCTTTGTTGGCGATGGCTCTTGTTTTGGTAAAGCGTACTCTAAATCGTTTTGCTGATGCAAAGGGAATTCAAATTCCTGTAGAGGAACAAAGAAAACCATTGTGGAAAGCGTTTATTGAAAACCAATTCTTAGTATTAGTAACAGCTGTCTTCTTCTTGCTAGCAAGTGGTTATTTTGTTTACGGATATTTAATGCAGATTGGTGTTGATCAAGGCTATGAGCCTGTGCAACCAATCCATTATTCACATAGAATACATGCTGGCGATAATGGCATTGATTGTAAATACTGTCACTCTTCGGCAAGAGTGAGTAAGCATTCAGGAATTCCATCATTGAATATTTGTATGAATTGCCATAAGGCTATTGCTGAAGTTGCGCCTGAGACGCTAGCGGAAGGAAAAGAATACGGTGTGGATTATAATGCAGAAATTCAAAAATTATACGACGCTGTTGGTTGGGATGGTACTGGTTATACAGGTGAGTCTAAACCAGTAAAATGGATTCGTATACATAATTTGCCAGACTTTGCTTATTTTAATCACTCACAGCACGTTTCTGTGGCAGGAGTAGAGTGTCAGACCTGTCATGGTCCTGTAGAAGAGATGGAGGTGATGTACCAACACTCGCCTTTAACAATGGGATGGTGTATTAATTGTCATAGAGAAACAAATGTAAAAATTAAAGACAACGGTTACTATACTAAAATTCATGAAGAATTATCGAAAAAGTATGGTGTTGATCAGTTAACTGCGGCACAAATGGGTGGATTAGAATGTGGTAAGTGTCATTATTAA
- a CDS encoding TAT-variant-translocated molybdopterin oxidoreductase codes for MSSNKKYWKSVEELNENSSIVETLQQNEFVEEIPTDEFLGDKEALQSSTTSRRDFLKYVGFSTAAASLAACEGPVIKSIPYVVQPTEIIPGVANYYATTIADGFDFTSVLVKTREGRPIKIENNTDALTNGMANARVNASVLGLYDNLRVKSPMKGDAEISWDTFVSETTSKLNALSDDKQIVLLTATMPSPSTKKLVSEFAEKYGNVKHVVYDAVSESATLDAYQAKYGKRGMANYDFSKAKTIVSVGADFIGDWQGGGFESGYAKKRIPENGKMSRHIQFESNMTLSGANADKRVPLTPSQQKLALAKLYSLVVGGAVSVDLPKNIAKAVQSAANEISKAGSNAVVVTGIQDVNAQTVALEINEYLNSKAFDPKTIIHTRQGSNKAVMQLVADMKAGNVGAVIMNGVNPMYTLPNSNDFEEGLKKTELSISFSMKQDETASKCNYIAALPHNLESWGDFELKSGHYSMMQPTIRPLFDTKQFQEVLLAWNGNSSSYRDYLKSVWTADILNGSSFNKAVQDGFFVSTTSIATEDTVEASTEDTAEEVEALSGNAARALARSAKTSGMELSLYTKTGMGDGQQANNPWLQEFPDPITRTSWDNYLTISRADAEKLGLVNENVANGGLNGSYAKVTVNGVTVENVPVLIQPGQAKGSVGLAFGYGRTSSALKEEMKTGVNAYPLYQNFNTVQEVTVEKASGMHEFACVQLHNTLMGRGDIIKETSLEIFNTKDKHYWNAVPEVSLNHVETPVTSPDVDLWDEFDRSIGHHFNLSIDLNACTGCGACVIACHAENNVPVVGKSEMRRSRDMHWLRIDRYYSSQETFEGDNDKKDNISGLGSSLSEFGEMESPADNPQVAFQPVMCQHCNHAPCETVCPVAATAHGRQGQNHMAYNRCVGTRYCANNCPYKVRRFNWFLYNQNDEFDYYMNDDLGRMVLNPDVTVRSRGVMEKCSFCIQKTQKTILDAKREGRPVKDGEFQTACSAACGNGAMVFGDINDKESKISELKEDKRAYHLLEHVGVKPNVVYQTKVRNTSEA; via the coding sequence ATGTCATCAAACAAGAAATACTGGAAAAGTGTTGAAGAGCTAAACGAAAACAGCTCTATTGTTGAGACGCTACAACAAAATGAATTTGTGGAAGAGATTCCAACAGATGAGTTTTTGGGTGATAAAGAAGCGCTACAATCTTCTACAACATCGCGTCGTGATTTCTTAAAATATGTTGGGTTTAGTACGGCAGCAGCTTCATTGGCTGCGTGCGAAGGCCCTGTAATTAAATCTATTCCTTATGTAGTGCAACCAACGGAGATTATTCCAGGTGTTGCTAACTATTATGCAACAACCATAGCAGATGGATTTGATTTTACAAGTGTTTTAGTAAAAACAAGAGAAGGGCGACCAATAAAAATCGAAAACAATACGGATGCATTAACAAACGGCATGGCAAACGCCAGAGTAAATGCATCAGTCTTAGGACTGTATGATAATCTTAGAGTGAAATCTCCAATGAAAGGTGACGCCGAGATTTCATGGGATACTTTTGTTTCTGAAACAACTTCAAAGTTAAATGCATTAAGCGACGACAAGCAGATCGTACTGTTAACCGCTACCATGCCAAGTCCATCGACTAAGAAATTAGTGTCTGAGTTCGCTGAAAAGTATGGGAATGTTAAGCATGTTGTTTACGATGCTGTTTCTGAATCAGCAACTTTAGATGCCTACCAAGCTAAATATGGTAAAAGAGGGATGGCTAATTACGATTTCTCTAAAGCAAAAACCATAGTTTCTGTAGGTGCTGATTTTATTGGTGATTGGCAAGGCGGTGGCTTTGAGTCAGGCTATGCTAAAAAGCGTATTCCAGAAAATGGAAAAATGTCAAGACACATACAGTTTGAGTCTAATATGACGCTTTCTGGAGCTAATGCAGATAAACGTGTGCCTTTAACACCAAGTCAGCAAAAATTAGCTTTAGCTAAACTATATAGTTTGGTTGTTGGTGGTGCTGTGTCAGTAGATCTGCCTAAAAACATAGCAAAAGCAGTTCAATCTGCAGCAAACGAAATTTCAAAAGCAGGAAGTAATGCTGTTGTTGTTACAGGTATTCAGGATGTAAATGCACAAACAGTTGCATTAGAAATCAATGAATATTTAAACAGTAAGGCGTTTGATCCTAAAACAATAATACATACAAGACAAGGAAGTAATAAGGCAGTAATGCAATTGGTAGCTGATATGAAAGCTGGTAATGTTGGTGCTGTTATAATGAATGGTGTTAACCCAATGTATACACTTCCTAATTCTAATGATTTTGAAGAAGGATTGAAGAAAACGGAATTATCGATTTCGTTTTCGATGAAGCAAGATGAAACCGCTTCAAAGTGTAATTATATTGCGGCTTTACCTCATAACTTAGAATCTTGGGGTGATTTCGAATTAAAGTCTGGTCATTATTCAATGATGCAACCTACAATTCGTCCTTTATTTGATACAAAACAATTTCAAGAAGTGCTTTTGGCATGGAATGGAAATAGCTCATCATATAGAGATTACTTAAAATCAGTTTGGACTGCTGATATATTAAATGGATCTTCGTTTAATAAAGCTGTTCAAGATGGTTTCTTTGTGTCAACTACTTCAATAGCTACAGAGGATACTGTTGAAGCTTCAACAGAAGACACTGCTGAAGAAGTAGAAGCACTTAGTGGTAACGCAGCAAGAGCATTAGCACGTTCTGCCAAGACAAGTGGTATGGAATTATCGCTCTACACCAAAACAGGTATGGGTGATGGACAACAGGCTAACAATCCTTGGCTACAAGAATTTCCTGATCCTATTACAAGAACATCATGGGATAATTATCTAACCATTTCTAGAGCAGATGCTGAGAAACTAGGATTGGTAAATGAAAATGTTGCTAACGGTGGTTTAAATGGTAGTTATGCGAAAGTTACCGTTAACGGCGTTACTGTAGAAAATGTACCCGTATTAATTCAACCTGGTCAGGCTAAAGGCTCAGTTGGTCTTGCATTTGGTTATGGTAGAACGTCTTCAGCACTCAAAGAAGAAATGAAGACTGGTGTAAATGCCTATCCCTTATATCAAAACTTTAATACGGTACAAGAGGTAACTGTGGAGAAAGCCTCTGGTATGCATGAGTTTGCTTGTGTGCAGTTACATAATACATTGATGGGTCGTGGAGATATCATCAAGGAAACATCATTAGAAATTTTCAATACTAAAGACAAACACTATTGGAACGCTGTTCCTGAGGTGTCTTTAAACCATGTTGAAACTCCAGTAACGTCACCAGACGTAGATTTATGGGATGAATTTGACCGTTCTATTGGTCACCATTTCAACCTATCAATCGATTTAAATGCGTGTACAGGTTGTGGTGCATGTGTTATTGCATGTCATGCAGAAAATAACGTACCAGTAGTTGGTAAGTCTGAAATGAGACGTAGTAGAGATATGCACTGGTTGCGTATTGACAGATACTATTCTTCTCAAGAAACTTTTGAAGGTGATAACGATAAAAAAGATAATATTTCTGGTTTAGGTAGTTCATTAAGTGAATTTGGTGAAATGGAGAGTCCAGCAGATAATCCACAAGTAGCCTTCCAACCAGTAATGTGTCAGCATTGTAATCATGCTCCTTGTGAAACAGTTTGTCCTGTTGCAGCAACAGCGCACGGTCGCCAAGGTCAAAACCATATGGCTTATAACCGTTGTGTAGGTACAAGATATTGTGCAAATAACTGTCCTTACAAAGTACGTCGCTTTAATTGGTTCTTATACAACCAAAATGATGAGTTTGATTACTACATGAATGATGACTTAGGTCGTATGGTATTAAACCCAGACGTTACTGTTCGTTCTCGTGGTGTTATGGAAAAATGTTCTTTCTGTATACAAAAGACACAAAAAACTATTCTTGATGCTAAGAGAGAAGGACGTCCTGTTAAGGATGGCGAATTCCAAACAGCATGTTCAGCAGCTTGTGGTAATGGAGCTATGGTGTTTGGTGACATTAATGACAAAGAAAGTAAGATTTCAGAATTAAAAGAAGATAAAAGAGCGTACCATTTGTTGGAGCATGTAGGTGTAAAACCAAATGTAGTGTATCAGACCAAGGTGCGTAATACATCAGAAGCATAA